A single genomic interval of Dysidea avara chromosome 6, odDysAvar1.4, whole genome shotgun sequence harbors:
- the LOC136258995 gene encoding synaptotagmin-like protein 4 gives MSQIVQLSLLSEKEEEAILSVIEEDLELQKEEESRIKKLRDDITSGLTLKCRNYAGTNARTFCACCGVMFGWIFDSGKMCPTCSQWVCKRDRINCSYKTHQWICKLCHIRMELYINEQMLNVSIDPSNVLCVSFNARDGKMEQGFHYKQQKCLQPKEETEQDYHNQEMLQQEMGEESEEGNGNEEDTEEEQLQQQNIHTENNLELTAVSLALSSNNTQGTCQHDWQDTQKEKGTEQTPQQQSIKEHEEQKTTRNAVFSSNDKQLQENHSVPIPQDHPHPVTTCTPTRSPKRLSFSEKVTITQSFLQPIIPVATVKSLNPINILDDDNDDNGAVDDVTRSSSEDGDETSDDDDDNYCTSSQLKPILVYPNSNDDGEETINLMFPKKREKTKASFALDDVDFRALTKQNTRRNRVSVTSLKSSDSHDDTSHSTDCGQLKVSLQFNITNDKKKKGDLVVTIINGHNLLQTELVVKCHLLPDNKKKFKTKVLKDNSNPEWNEQFVFDHIKLEDLRKNRVIELTVWNSTKYTKHYDFIGGVRLGPRPHHKKQLSYMDSSENELSHWMSVVNTPGECVEQLHTLRHNMDPLHMGVTSQQEVTSQHSLKTTCKTPPSDDGLDSDSDNNRMAVCSRQLVDTPVHIGEVRVMLQYVSETNKSRKEKCNGSYLKVWIRQASGLKTRYNNGSFVLCTLLPKGKHQKVKSPVIENDENSVYNTKFRFEKVTDVELSYDRVLEITIWEPHRNTNELVGGIRLGPKPQPGNKNKWMDCVGSEVSQWEVMMARPKEWIDQWHLLRLLNKPQKV, from the exons ATGTctcagatagttcagttgtCCCTTCTCTCTGAAAAAGAGGAAGAAGCGATTCTTTCCGTGATCGAAGAAGATCTTGAGCTTCAGAAGGAAGAAGAAAGTCGTATCAA GAAACTACGTGATGATATAACAAGCGGCCTCACGCTGAAGTGTAGAAATTACGCCGGGACCAACGCCAGGACATTCTGCGCTTGCTGTGGCGTCATGTTCGGCTGGATATTCGACTCTGGAAAGATGTGCCCAACCTGCTCCCAGTGGGTATGCAAACGTGACCGGATCAATTGCTCATACAAGACTCACCAGTGGATTTGTAAACTTTGCCACATCCGAAT GGAGTTATACATCAATGAACAAATGCTGAATGTCTCCATCGATCCTTctaatgtgttgtgtgtgtcctTCAATGCAAGAGATGGTAAAATGGAACAAGGGTTTCACTACAAACAACAAAAGTGTCTACAACCAAAAGAAGAAACAGAACAGGACTACCATAACCAGGAAATGTTGCAACAAGAAATGGGTGAGGAAAGTGAAGAAGGAAATGGTAATGAAGAAGATACAGAAGAAGAGCAACTACAGCAACAAAACATTCACACAGAGAATAACCTCGAGCTCACTGCAGTGTCTCTAGCTTTGTCCAGCAATAATACACAAGGAACATGTCAACACGATTGGCAGGATACTCAGAAGGAGAAAGGAACAGAAcaaacaccacaacaacaaagcATAAAAGAGCATGAAGAACAAAAAACCACAAGGAATGCAGTTTTCTCCAGTAATGACAAACAAttacaag AAAATCATTCTGTCCCAATACCTCAAGATCATCCCCACCCTGTAACAACATGTACACCTACACGATCACCCAAGAGATTGTCGTTCAGTGAAAAGGTGACCATTACACAATCTTTCTTACAACCAATCATTCCAGTAGCTACTGTGAAAAGTCTTAATCCTATCAACATCctagatgatgataatgatgataat GGTGCTGTTGATGATGTAACAAGGAGTAGTTCTGAGGATGGTGATGAGAcgagtgatgatgatgatgataattatTGCACTTCCAGTCAACTTAAACCAATCCTGGTATATCCGAATAGCAATGATGATGGAGAAGAAACTATTAATCTTATGTTTCCTAAAAAACGTGAAAAGACTAAAGCTTCATTTGCATTAGATGATGTTGATTTCAGAGCTTTAACTAAGCAAAATACAAGGAGGAATCGTGTCAGTGTTACTTCATTGAAAAGCTCAGAT AGCCATGATGATACCAGTCACTCAACAGATTGTGGACAGTTGAAGGTGTCACTACAGTTTAACATTACCAATGACAAAAAAAAGAAGGGAGATCTTGTGGTTACTATTATCAATGGTCATAATCTGCTGCAAACTGAATTGGTAGTGAAATG CCATCTTCTACCAGACAACAAAAAGAAGTTCAAGACCAAAGTGTTGAAGGATAATAGTAATCCAGAATGGAATGAACAATTTGTGTTTGATCACATAAAGTTGGAAGACCTTCGTAAAAATAGAGTGATTGAGTTGACAGTGTGGAATTCAACAAAGTACACCAAACACTATGATTTCATTGGTGGTGTAAGGTTGGGACCACGTCCCCATCACAAAAAGCAGTTAAGTTACATGGACAGTTCAGAAAATGAGTTATCACATTGGATGAGTGTTGTCAATACCCCCGGTGAATGTGTGGAACAATTACACACACTGAGGCACAACATGGATCCACTACACATGGGAGTGACATCACAACAGGAAGTGACATCACAACACTCCTTGAAGACTACTTGTAAGACTCCTCCTAGTGATGATGGATTAGATTCTGACTCTGATAATAACAGAATGGCAGTGTGCAGCAGACAACTG GTTGATACACCAGTACACATTGGAGAAGTGAGAGTGATGTTACAATATGTATCTGAAACTAACAAGTCAAGGAAGGAGAAATGTAATGGTAGTTATCTCAAAGTTTGGATCAGACAGGCTAGTGGGTTAAAGACACGTTATAATAATGGATCATTTGTACTCTG CACTCTACTGCCTAAGGGCAAACACCAGAAGGTCAAGTCACCAGTTATTGAGAATGATGAGAACTCAGTCTACAATACCAAGTTCCGGTTTGAGAAAGTGACAGATGTGGAGTTATCATATGATAGAGTACTGGAGATCACAATATGGGAACCACATCGTAACACTAATGAATTAGTAGGTGGTATTAGACTTGGACCCAAGCCACAACCTGGTAATAAGAACAAGTGGATGGATTGTGTTGGGAGTGAAGTTAGCCAATGGGAGGTGATGATGGCTCGTCCCAAGGAATGGATCGATCAGTGGCATCTGCTACGATTATTAaataaaccacaaaaagtttaa
- the LOC136258989 gene encoding synaptotagmin-like protein 2 isoform X1 → MSQIVQLTCLTEKEEEAILSVIEEDLKLQKEEERRIQKLREDVESLALKYKNYAGIFCAHCGILFGWIFDSGKMCPTCSQWVCKRDRIQHRSHNIRRELCKLCDIRKKLYISELSTIFLDTSKMLSVSFSLGGSEMEQEFHYKQQNLLHCLQSNEENNQVYDNQQMLQQEADKVNKEDSDEEDVQGEHVQELVVVVEEEEELLQQQQDESILNQSESGTTTVAVAFPNSDKKEEDKEGEEEEKEQQLQQDKSLHKHNDTTSITAAFSSSDEQQDEAEEEEQQQQQLQQQEDENHHKHNGTTTMTTSFFSSDKQEEDKEGEVEEGEEEEDQLRQQEDETILKQNNTTTMTVAFPSSDKKEEDKEGEVEEGEKEGEDCEEEQKEQQKDENVALSTSDKEESEAEEEEEKERLLLQQQEYESILKQSNTPTTTVLSSGDKKEEDKEGEEKEEEQQQVPQQQQDENLHKHNDTTSMTADFFSSDEQEEEAKEKEEEETKEKEEEEEEYANIINTTTMTVAFSSGDKEKEDKEGKEREEEEEEEIEQQENENETFYSSDKEDEAEEEEGKVVEQQHECIHTLNNITTMSPAFSSSDKEREEEEDREDKEQQLQQEDENILKQNDITTMVATFSSGDKQEDKEGEEKEEEEEEEQQQQQDAKQNNTTSMTVAFSSSKEENEEEGENKEEEDQQQQREDESILKQSNTTLMTVAFSSSKEEEEGEDEEEGEDKEEEDQQQQQQDENSQRQNNTTTMTVAFSSSEEKEGKEKKEDEEEQQQQQQSIHEQNNPTKMTVVFSNTDKQGDKEDEEEKENNPTTMTVAFSSGNKQIRCEHKEKETDEEQQSMKEHQNIEEQNNLPTEMTVMLLSDDEQESYSIPVPHDHPQPVTASSPPQSPKRLVFNDKSSATESLLQPIIPLITVKTPTSIIRLDDDDDVDTVNNEDTLQASGSYDITSPEDDSKISDDGDYKASQINTSSPLKAILVHPSSDDDGEETIHLTFPNKSKKKSSFELDDYEFRALTKENTMRNHVNFTTTLKTSDDDDNDGDKVYKADSLLSSDMRSVYSGSMMYTHDEVTGEIQMGVSYSDTDNTLKVSINKVRGLTPPNKIDENHTNPYVKTYLLPDQSKSTKKKTSVKKGVDPIFNETIKYPIKRQELSKHTLKVGVWHNDFWRHNLFLGEVTLPLDKVDWSNPSDKWHGLEELSHDTSQSKDRGQLKVSLQFNITNDKKQKGDLVVTIISGHNLLQTELTCNPVVKCHLLPDNKKKFKTKVLKDSSDPEWNEQFVFDHIKLDDLRNNRVIELTVWNSTKNTKHYDFIGGLRLGPHSHHKKQLSYMDSSENELSHWMSVVNTPGECVEQLHTLRNNMDAKPITLSPNAQAIVSTTMMPPSQQEVASQQVILSQQQEVSTSQQHEVAVKPTSSHFTVSLKSATTSSGSV, encoded by the exons atgtctcAAATAGTCCAGCTGACATGCCTCACTGAGAAAGAGGAAGAAGCGATCCTTTCTGTGATAGAAGAAGATCTCAAGCTACAAAAGGAAGAAGAAAGGCGTATCCA GAAACTACGTGAAGATGTTGAAAGCCTTGCGCTGAAGTacaaaaattatgctggcatattctGTGCTCACTGTGGCATCCTGTTCGGCTGGATATTCGACTCCGGGAAGATGTGCCCTACCTGTTCCCAGTGGGTATGCAAACGTGACCGGATTCAGCATCGGTCGCACAATATTCGCCGCGAGCTTTGTAAACTTTGCGACATCCGAAA GAAGTTGTACATCAGTGAATTATCAACTATTTTCCTTGACACTTCTAAAATGCTGTCGGTATCCTTCAGTTTGGGTGGTAGTGAAATGGAGCAAGAATTTCACTATAAACAACAAAACCTTCTTCATTGTTTACAATCAAATGAAGAAAATAACCAGGTTTACGATAACCAGCAAATGCTTCAGCAAGAAGCAGATAAGGTGAATAAAGAAGATAGTGATGAAGAAGATGTACAGGGAGAACATGTACAGGagctagtagtagtagtagaagaagaagaagaactactacaacaacaacaagatGAAAGCATTCTCAATCAGTCTGAGAGTGGCACTACCACAGTGGCTGTAGCTTTTCCCAATAGTGATAAAAAAGAGGAAGACAAAGAAGGAGAAGAAGAGGAAAAAGAACAGCAACTGCAACAAGACAAAAGCCTTCACAAACACAATGACACTACCTCAATAACTGCTGCTTTTTCCAGCAGTGATGAACAACAAGATGAAGCAGAAGAAgaagaacaacaacaacaacaactacaacaacaagAAGATGAAAACCATCACAAACACAATGGCACCACCACAATGACTACATCCTTTTTCAGTAGTGATAAACAAGAAGAAGACAAAGAAGGAGAGGTAGAAGAAggagaagaagaagaagaccaACTACGACAACAAGAAGATGAAACCATTCTCAAACAAAATAACACTACCACAATGACTGTAGCTTTTCCCAGCAGTGATAAAAAAGAGGAAGACAAAGAAGGTGAGGTAGAAGAAGGAGAGAAAGAAGGAGAAGACTGTGAGGAAGAGCAAAAAGAGCAACAGAAAGATGAAAATGTAGCATTATCCACCAGTGATAAAGAAGAAAGTGAAGcagaagaggaagaagaaaaagaacgACTACTACTACAACAACAAGAATATGAAAGCATTCTTAAACAGAGTAACACTCCCACAACAACTGTACTTTCCAGTGGTGATAAAAAAGAGGAAGACAAAGAAGGAGAGGAAAAGGAAGAAGAACAGCAACAAGtaccacaacaacaacaagatGAAAACCTCCACAAACACAATGATACTACCTCAATGACTGCAGACTTTTTCAGCAGTGATGAACAAGAAGAAGAAGCAAAAGagaaagaagaagaagaaacaaaagagaaagaagaagaagaagaggaaTATGCAAACATCATTAACACTACCACAATGACTGTAGCTTTTTCCAGTGGTGATAAAGAAAAGGAAGACAAAGAAGGCAAGGAAAGGGAAGAAGAAGAGGAAGAGGAAATAGAACAACAAGAAAATGaaaatgaaactttttacaGCAGTGATAAGGAAGACGAAGCAGAAGAGGAAGAAGGAAAAGTAGTTGAACAGCAACATGAATGTATTCACACACTGAATAACATTACCACAATGTCTCCGGCTTTTTCCAGCAGTGATAAAGAAagagaagaagaagaagacagAGAAGACAAAGAACAACAACTACAACAAGAAGACGAAAACATCCTCAAACAGAATGACATTACCACAATGGTTGCCACTTTTTCCAGTGGTGATAAACAAGAAGATAAAGAAGGAGaggaaaaagaagaagaagaagaagaagaacaacaacaacaacaagatGCCAAACAGAATAACACTACCTCAATGACTGTAGCTTTTTCCAGTAGTAAAGaggaaaatgaagaagaagGGGAAAACAAAGAAGAAGAAGATCAACAGCAACAACGAGAAGATGAAAGCATTCTCAAACAGAGTAACACTACCTTAATGACTGTAGCTTTTTCCAGTAGTAAAGAGGAAGAGGAAggagaagatgaagaagaaggggaagacaaagaagaagaagatcaacagcaacaacaacaagatGAAAACAGTCAAAGACAAAATAACACTACCACAATGACTGTAGCTTTTTCCAGTAGTGAAGAAAAAgaaggaaaagaaaaaaaagaggATGAAGAagagcagcaacaacaacaacaaagcatCCATGAACAGAATAACCCTACCAAAATGACTGTAGTATTTTCCAACACCGATAAACAAGGAGacaaagaagatgaagaagaaaaagaaaacaacCCTACAACAATGACTGTAGCTTTTTCAAGTGGTAATAAACAAATTAGATGTGAACACAAGGAAAAAGAAACGGATGAAGAACAACAAAGCATGAAGGAACATCAGAACATTGAAGAACAGAACAACTTACctacagaaatgactgtaaTGTTGTTGAGTGATGATgaacaag AGAGCTATTCCATCCCTGTACCTCATGATCATCCACAACCTGTGACAGCTAGTTCACCTCCACAATCACCCAAGAGGCTGGTATTCAATGATAAGTCCAGTGCTACAGAATCTCTCTTACAACCAATCATTCCACTGATCACTGTGAAGACTCCTACTTCTATCATCAGactagatgatgatgat GATGTTGATACCGTGAACAACGAGGACACACTACAGGCCAGTGGTAGTTATGATATAACAAGTCCTGAAGATGATAGCAAGATTAGTGATGATGGTGATTATAAGGCTTCACAAATCAACACTTCCAGTCCACTCAAGGCTATACTAGTACATCCTTCTAGTGATGATGATGGAGAGGAAACTATTCATCTTACGTTTCCTAACAAATCAAAAAAGAAATCTTCATTTGAATTGGACGATTATGAGTTCAGAGCTTTAACTAAGGAAAATACAATGAGAAATCATGTCAATTTTACTACAACATTGAAAACCTCAGAT gatgatgacaatgatggtGATAAAGTGTACAAGGCAGACAGTCTCTTAAGT TCAGACATGAGAAGTGTTTACAGCGGGTCAATGATGTATACTCATGATGAGGTTACCGGGGAGATCCAGATGGGTGTGTCCTATTCTGACACAGATAATACCCTCAAGGTGTCAATCAACAAGGTTCGAGGATTAACTCCACCCAATAAGATTGATGAGAACCACACTAACCC TTATGTGAAGACTTATCTACTACCTGACCAGAGTAAGTCAACTAAGAAGAAGACTTCAGTTAAGAAAGGAGTTGACCCCATCTTCAATGAAACTATTAAG TATCCAATCAAACGTCAGGAACTATCCAAACACACCCTCAAGGTGGGGGTGTGGCATAATGACTTTTGGAGACACAACTTGTTCTTGGGGGAGGTCACTCTACCACTGGACAAAGTTGACTGGTCCAACCCTTCTGATAAGTGGCACGGACTGGAGGAACTA AGCCATGATACTAGTCAGTCAAAAGATCGTGGACAGTTGAAGGTGTCACTACAGTTTAACATTACCAATGACAAAAAACAGAAGGGAGATCTTGTGGTTACTATTATCAGTGGTCATAATCTACTGCAAACTGAATTGACCTGTAACCCTGTAGTGAAATG CCATCTTCTACCAGACAACAAAAAGAAGTTCAAGACCAAAGTGTTGAAGGATAGTAGTGATCCAGAATGGAACGAACAATTTGTGTTTGATCACATAAAGTTGGACGACCTTCGTAATAATAGAGTGATTGAGTTAACGGTGTGGAATTCAACAAAGAACACCAAACACTATGATTTCATTGGTGGTCTAAGGTTGGGACCACATTCCCATCACAAAAAGCAGTTAAGTTACATGGACAGTTCAGAAAATGAGTTATCACATTGGATGAGTGTTGTCAATACCCCCGGTGAATGTGTGGAACAATTACACACACTAAGAAACAACATGGATGCTAAACCCATCACCCTGTCACCTAATGCACAAGCTATTGTTAGCACTACCATGATGCCACCATCACAACAAGAAGTGGCATCACAGCAGGTAATTTTATCACAACAACAGGAAGTGTCGACATCACAACAACACGAAGTGGCAGTAAAGCCCACCTCATCTCATTTTACTGTCTCCTTGAAGAGTGCTACTACTTCAAG
- the LOC136258989 gene encoding golgin subfamily A member 6-like protein 6 isoform X2: protein MSQIVQLTCLTEKEEEAILSVIEEDLKLQKEEERRIQKLREDVESLALKYKNYAGIFCAHCGILFGWIFDSGKMCPTCSQWVCKRDRIQHRSHNIRRELCKLCDIRKKLYISELSTIFLDTSKMLSVSFSLGGSEMEQEFHYKQQNLLHCLQSNEENNQVYDNQQMLQQEADKVNKEDSDEEDVQGEHVQELVVVVEEEEELLQQQQDESILNQSESGTTTVAVAFPNSDKKEEDKEGEEEEKEQQLQQDKSLHKHNDTTSITAAFSSSDEQQDEAEEEEQQQQQLQQQEDENHHKHNGTTTMTTSFFSSDKQEEDKEGEVEEGEEEEDQLRQQEDETILKQNNTTTMTVAFPSSDKKEEDKEGEVEEGEKEGEDCEEEQKEQQKDENVALSTSDKEESEAEEEEEKERLLLQQQEYESILKQSNTPTTTVLSSGDKKEEDKEGEEKEEEQQQVPQQQQDENLHKHNDTTSMTADFFSSDEQEEEAKEKEEEETKEKEEEEEEYANIINTTTMTVAFSSGDKEKEDKEGKEREEEEEEEIEQQENENETFYSSDKEDEAEEEEGKVVEQQHECIHTLNNITTMSPAFSSSDKEREEEEDREDKEQQLQQEDENILKQNDITTMVATFSSGDKQEDKEGEEKEEEEEEEQQQQQDAKQNNTTSMTVAFSSSKEENEEEGENKEEEDQQQQREDESILKQSNTTLMTVAFSSSKEEEEGEDEEEGEDKEEEDQQQQQQDENSQRQNNTTTMTVAFSSSEEKEGKEKKEDEEEQQQQQQSIHEQNNPTKMTVVFSNTDKQGDKEDEEEKENNPTTMTVAFSSGNKQIRCEHKEKETDEEQQSMKEHQNIEEQNNLPTEMTVMLLSDDEQESYSIPVPHDHPQPVTASSPPQSPKRLVFNDKSSATESLLQPIIPLITVKTPTSIIRLDDDDDVDTVNNEDTLQASGSYDITSPEDDSKISDDGDYKASQINTSSPLKAILVHPSSDDDGEETIHLTFPNKSKKKSSFELDDYEFRALTKENTMRNHVNFTTTLKTSDDDDNDGDKVYKADSLLSSDMRSVYSGSMMYTHDEVTGEIQMGVSYSDTDNTLKVSINKVRGLTPPNKIDENHTNPYVKTYLLPDQSKSTKKKTSVKKGVDPIFNETIKYPIKRQELSKHTLKVTLPLDKVDWPNPSYKLYGLEELVSASC, encoded by the exons atgtctcAAATAGTCCAGCTGACATGCCTCACTGAGAAAGAGGAAGAAGCGATCCTTTCTGTGATAGAAGAAGATCTCAAGCTACAAAAGGAAGAAGAAAGGCGTATCCA GAAACTACGTGAAGATGTTGAAAGCCTTGCGCTGAAGTacaaaaattatgctggcatattctGTGCTCACTGTGGCATCCTGTTCGGCTGGATATTCGACTCCGGGAAGATGTGCCCTACCTGTTCCCAGTGGGTATGCAAACGTGACCGGATTCAGCATCGGTCGCACAATATTCGCCGCGAGCTTTGTAAACTTTGCGACATCCGAAA GAAGTTGTACATCAGTGAATTATCAACTATTTTCCTTGACACTTCTAAAATGCTGTCGGTATCCTTCAGTTTGGGTGGTAGTGAAATGGAGCAAGAATTTCACTATAAACAACAAAACCTTCTTCATTGTTTACAATCAAATGAAGAAAATAACCAGGTTTACGATAACCAGCAAATGCTTCAGCAAGAAGCAGATAAGGTGAATAAAGAAGATAGTGATGAAGAAGATGTACAGGGAGAACATGTACAGGagctagtagtagtagtagaagaagaagaagaactactacaacaacaacaagatGAAAGCATTCTCAATCAGTCTGAGAGTGGCACTACCACAGTGGCTGTAGCTTTTCCCAATAGTGATAAAAAAGAGGAAGACAAAGAAGGAGAAGAAGAGGAAAAAGAACAGCAACTGCAACAAGACAAAAGCCTTCACAAACACAATGACACTACCTCAATAACTGCTGCTTTTTCCAGCAGTGATGAACAACAAGATGAAGCAGAAGAAgaagaacaacaacaacaacaactacaacaacaagAAGATGAAAACCATCACAAACACAATGGCACCACCACAATGACTACATCCTTTTTCAGTAGTGATAAACAAGAAGAAGACAAAGAAGGAGAGGTAGAAGAAggagaagaagaagaagaccaACTACGACAACAAGAAGATGAAACCATTCTCAAACAAAATAACACTACCACAATGACTGTAGCTTTTCCCAGCAGTGATAAAAAAGAGGAAGACAAAGAAGGTGAGGTAGAAGAAGGAGAGAAAGAAGGAGAAGACTGTGAGGAAGAGCAAAAAGAGCAACAGAAAGATGAAAATGTAGCATTATCCACCAGTGATAAAGAAGAAAGTGAAGcagaagaggaagaagaaaaagaacgACTACTACTACAACAACAAGAATATGAAAGCATTCTTAAACAGAGTAACACTCCCACAACAACTGTACTTTCCAGTGGTGATAAAAAAGAGGAAGACAAAGAAGGAGAGGAAAAGGAAGAAGAACAGCAACAAGtaccacaacaacaacaagatGAAAACCTCCACAAACACAATGATACTACCTCAATGACTGCAGACTTTTTCAGCAGTGATGAACAAGAAGAAGAAGCAAAAGagaaagaagaagaagaaacaaaagagaaagaagaagaagaagaggaaTATGCAAACATCATTAACACTACCACAATGACTGTAGCTTTTTCCAGTGGTGATAAAGAAAAGGAAGACAAAGAAGGCAAGGAAAGGGAAGAAGAAGAGGAAGAGGAAATAGAACAACAAGAAAATGaaaatgaaactttttacaGCAGTGATAAGGAAGACGAAGCAGAAGAGGAAGAAGGAAAAGTAGTTGAACAGCAACATGAATGTATTCACACACTGAATAACATTACCACAATGTCTCCGGCTTTTTCCAGCAGTGATAAAGAAagagaagaagaagaagacagAGAAGACAAAGAACAACAACTACAACAAGAAGACGAAAACATCCTCAAACAGAATGACATTACCACAATGGTTGCCACTTTTTCCAGTGGTGATAAACAAGAAGATAAAGAAGGAGaggaaaaagaagaagaagaagaagaagaacaacaacaacaacaagatGCCAAACAGAATAACACTACCTCAATGACTGTAGCTTTTTCCAGTAGTAAAGaggaaaatgaagaagaagGGGAAAACAAAGAAGAAGAAGATCAACAGCAACAACGAGAAGATGAAAGCATTCTCAAACAGAGTAACACTACCTTAATGACTGTAGCTTTTTCCAGTAGTAAAGAGGAAGAGGAAggagaagatgaagaagaaggggaagacaaagaagaagaagatcaacagcaacaacaacaagatGAAAACAGTCAAAGACAAAATAACACTACCACAATGACTGTAGCTTTTTCCAGTAGTGAAGAAAAAgaaggaaaagaaaaaaaagaggATGAAGAagagcagcaacaacaacaacaaagcatCCATGAACAGAATAACCCTACCAAAATGACTGTAGTATTTTCCAACACCGATAAACAAGGAGacaaagaagatgaagaagaaaaagaaaacaacCCTACAACAATGACTGTAGCTTTTTCAAGTGGTAATAAACAAATTAGATGTGAACACAAGGAAAAAGAAACGGATGAAGAACAACAAAGCATGAAGGAACATCAGAACATTGAAGAACAGAACAACTTACctacagaaatgactgtaaTGTTGTTGAGTGATGATgaacaag AGAGCTATTCCATCCCTGTACCTCATGATCATCCACAACCTGTGACAGCTAGTTCACCTCCACAATCACCCAAGAGGCTGGTATTCAATGATAAGTCCAGTGCTACAGAATCTCTCTTACAACCAATCATTCCACTGATCACTGTGAAGACTCCTACTTCTATCATCAGactagatgatgatgat GATGTTGATACCGTGAACAACGAGGACACACTACAGGCCAGTGGTAGTTATGATATAACAAGTCCTGAAGATGATAGCAAGATTAGTGATGATGGTGATTATAAGGCTTCACAAATCAACACTTCCAGTCCACTCAAGGCTATACTAGTACATCCTTCTAGTGATGATGATGGAGAGGAAACTATTCATCTTACGTTTCCTAACAAATCAAAAAAGAAATCTTCATTTGAATTGGACGATTATGAGTTCAGAGCTTTAACTAAGGAAAATACAATGAGAAATCATGTCAATTTTACTACAACATTGAAAACCTCAGAT gatgatgacaatgatggtGATAAAGTGTACAAGGCAGACAGTCTCTTAAGT TCAGACATGAGAAGTGTTTACAGCGGGTCAATGATGTATACTCATGATGAGGTTACCGGGGAGATCCAGATGGGTGTGTCCTATTCTGACACAGATAATACCCTCAAGGTGTCAATCAACAAGGTTCGAGGATTAACTCCACCCAATAAGATTGATGAGAACCACACTAACCC TTATGTGAAGACTTATCTACTACCTGACCAGAGTAAGTCAACTAAGAAGAAGACTTCAGTTAAGAAAGGAGTTGACCCCATCTTCAATGAAACTATTAAG